One part of the Lachnospiraceae bacterium JLR.KK002 genome encodes these proteins:
- a CDS encoding ABC transporter ATP-binding protein — protein MSDKKLITEDTFEPLTYDEQYILMVNHLKKYFPIKGGVVSRVTGHVKAVDGVTFNLKRGTTMGLVGESGCGKTTTGRTLLRLAGEKTGGQVLFNGKEVYDLSNAEMRAMRTKMQIIFQDPFSSLSPRLPVGEIIGEAVREHNLVSKGEFNDYIDKVMDNCGLQPFHKERYPHEFSGGQRQRICIARALALNPEFIVCDEPVSALDVSIQAQIINLLKELQEQYNLTYLFISHDLSVVEHISDTVGVMYLGNLVEYGETEDIFKNPLHPYTKALFSAIPVPDPKVKKERIVLKGSIPSPANPPEGCKFHTRCAHCMEKCKKEAPRQREVEPGHYVVCHLYDK, from the coding sequence ATGTCCGATAAGAAATTGATAACAGAAGATACCTTTGAACCCCTGACTTATGATGAACAGTATATCCTGATGGTGAACCATCTGAAGAAATATTTTCCCATCAAAGGCGGAGTGGTTTCCAGAGTGACAGGGCATGTGAAAGCTGTGGACGGCGTCACTTTTAATCTGAAACGAGGCACCACCATGGGGCTTGTGGGCGAATCCGGCTGCGGAAAAACCACCACCGGACGTACTCTTCTCCGTCTTGCCGGAGAGAAGACCGGAGGCCAGGTGCTCTTTAACGGAAAAGAAGTGTATGACTTATCCAATGCGGAGATGCGCGCCATGCGTACGAAAATGCAGATTATTTTCCAGGACCCTTTTTCCAGCCTGTCTCCCCGTCTGCCTGTTGGAGAAATTATAGGCGAGGCGGTCAGAGAACACAATCTGGTTTCAAAGGGCGAATTTAACGATTATATTGATAAAGTTATGGACAACTGCGGATTACAGCCCTTCCATAAGGAGCGGTATCCCCATGAATTTTCCGGCGGACAGCGTCAGCGTATCTGTATTGCCCGCGCACTGGCATTAAATCCGGAATTTATTGTCTGCGACGAGCCTGTATCAGCGCTGGATGTGTCTATTCAGGCCCAGATTATCAATTTGCTGAAGGAGCTGCAGGAGCAGTATAATCTGACCTATCTGTTTATCTCCCATGACCTGTCGGTGGTGGAGCATATTTCCGATACGGTAGGCGTGATGTACCTCGGAAATCTGGTGGAATACGGAGAAACGGAGGATATTTTCAAAAATCCTCTGCATCCCTATACAAAGGCTTTGTTTTCCGCTATTCCCGTTCCTGACCCGAAGGTGAAAAAGGAGCGGATTGTGCTGAAAGGCTCCATTCCTTCTCCGGCAAACCCGCCGGAAGGCTGCAAATTCCATACCCGCTGTGCTCACTGTATGGAAAAATGTAAGAAAGAAGCTCCCCGCCAGCGTGAGGTAGAACCGGGACATTACGTGGTCTGTCATCTCTATGATAAATAG
- a CDS encoding ABC transporter ATP-binding protein: MAKKKSEGYLSAKESRRISKENRKITDEFEKKRKRKNVPESEYLTAMRDPKNAVEFDNLHTYFFTDTGTVKSVDGVTFDVPIGKTVGVVGESGCGKSVTSLSLMQLVQRPQGQTVEGEIRLNLGDKAYDVIKTPQEVMQTLRGNYVSMIFQEPMTSLNPVFRIGRQVDEVSLLHNKEGKSPEEIKARTIELLQTVGIANSEGVYNMFPHELSGGMRQRVMIAMALACNPRVIIADEPTTALDVTIQAQILDLLRQLKDSINSSIMLITHDLGVIAEMADYVVVMYAGRVVEKGTAEEIFEHPSHPYTIGLMASKPVVGKQVDKLYSIPGKVPNPINMPNYCYFKDRCEMCVEGCDGAYPPEISLSDTHKVSCYRYSQGKGEQ, translated from the coding sequence ATGGCTAAGAAAAAATCAGAAGGTTATCTCTCAGCGAAAGAATCCCGGCGGATTTCAAAAGAGAACCGTAAAATTACCGATGAATTTGAGAAAAAGCGGAAACGGAAAAATGTGCCGGAGTCAGAATATCTGACTGCCATGCGGGACCCGAAAAATGCGGTGGAATTTGACAATCTGCACACCTATTTCTTTACGGATACCGGAACGGTGAAAAGTGTGGACGGCGTAACCTTTGACGTGCCCATTGGCAAGACCGTAGGCGTGGTAGGCGAGTCCGGTTGCGGAAAATCTGTCACCAGTCTGTCCCTGATGCAGCTGGTACAGCGTCCTCAGGGGCAGACGGTGGAAGGGGAAATCCGCCTGAATCTGGGTGATAAAGCCTATGATGTAATCAAAACCCCTCAGGAAGTCATGCAGACCCTCCGGGGCAATTATGTTTCCATGATTTTTCAGGAGCCTATGACCAGTCTGAATCCGGTGTTCCGGATTGGCAGACAGGTGGATGAGGTAAGCCTGCTTCACAATAAAGAAGGAAAAAGCCCGGAAGAAATCAAAGCCCGTACCATTGAGCTGCTGCAAACGGTGGGAATTGCCAACAGCGAGGGCGTATACAACATGTTCCCCCATGAGCTGTCCGGCGGTATGCGTCAGCGTGTCATGATTGCCATGGCTCTGGCATGTAACCCCAGAGTTATCATTGCCGACGAGCCCACTACGGCGCTGGATGTGACCATCCAGGCACAGATTCTGGATTTGCTGCGCCAGTTGAAGGACAGTATCAATTCTTCCATTATGCTGATTACCCATGATTTGGGCGTGATTGCGGAAATGGCAGATTACGTGGTGGTTATGTATGCAGGAAGAGTAGTGGAAAAGGGAACTGCGGAGGAGATTTTTGAACATCCCTCCCATCCATATACCATCGGCCTGATGGCTTCCAAACCGGTAGTGGGCAAACAGGTGGACAAACTTTATTCCATACCCGGAAAAGTGCCCAATCCCATCAATATGCCCAATTACTGCTATTTTAAAGACAGGTGCGAAATGTGCGTGGAAGGCTGCGACGGAGCATATCCGCCGGAAATCAGCCTGTCTGATACCCACAAAGTAAGCTGTTACCGGTATTCTCAGGGAAAGGGGGAACAGTAA
- a CDS encoding ABC transporter permease translates to MDDKRDEVNVKDESKEEASYSLNDDRRVKVLSPGALVVKRFLRNRLAVVGMIMLLVMFVFSFIGGLISPYGQDQQFYRYESQMKEFAGVVRNDDFRYTAADGQKFDSVLQAKFQLAYQKKENTFEYKDITYDVQEEGTDFYSISSEGTMLAIAFKDIVNAEGEEIPFDVKFGALKAYTNGETSFEAGGTSYTLDEDGNILEGENVRGYISRFVVSPLENGVDISRTFKEELEATINEDGEEFVFVDEDGTEHTYEITYDPTTLTWSVRQGTETYVYDTYSRPGKTHWLGTDTNGMDMLTRLMYGGRVSLIIGFIVVIIETVIGVVLGGLAGYFGKWVDNLIMRIVDIFYCIPSLPLIIILGSAMDAMKIEPQIRMFYLMLILGFLGWPAITRLVRGQILSLREQEFMTATEACGIRVSRRIFRHLLPNVIPQLIVTCTMSLGSTIIMEATLSFLGLGVKFPFASWGNIITDVNDAYVMTHYWFVWIPAGICLLIAVLGFNFVGDGLRDAFDPKMKR, encoded by the coding sequence ATGGACGATAAAAGAGATGAAGTAAATGTAAAAGATGAATCGAAGGAAGAAGCCTCCTACTCCCTGAACGATGACAGGCGTGTCAAGGTCCTTTCACCGGGGGCCCTGGTGGTAAAGCGGTTTCTGCGGAACCGGCTGGCAGTTGTGGGAATGATTATGCTGCTGGTCATGTTTGTATTTTCCTTTATCGGCGGACTGATCAGCCCCTATGGACAGGATCAGCAGTTTTACCGCTATGAGAGCCAGATGAAGGAATTTGCAGGCGTGGTGCGCAACGACGATTTCCGCTATACTGCTGCGGATGGTCAGAAATTCGACAGCGTGCTGCAGGCAAAGTTCCAGCTTGCATATCAGAAGAAAGAAAATACCTTTGAGTACAAGGATATTACTTATGATGTGCAGGAAGAGGGAACAGATTTCTATTCCATTTCCTCTGAGGGAACCATGCTGGCCATTGCTTTTAAAGATATTGTAAATGCAGAGGGGGAAGAGATTCCCTTTGATGTGAAATTCGGGGCATTGAAAGCATATACCAACGGAGAGACTTCCTTTGAAGCAGGAGGGACGTCCTATACCCTGGATGAGGATGGGAACATTCTGGAAGGGGAGAACGTCAGAGGCTACATCAGCCGGTTTGTGGTGTCTCCTCTGGAAAACGGAGTGGACATCAGCCGTACTTTCAAGGAAGAACTGGAGGCTACCATCAATGAGGACGGAGAAGAATTTGTCTTTGTAGATGAGGATGGAACAGAGCATACTTATGAAATCACCTATGACCCCACCACTCTGACCTGGTCCGTACGTCAGGGAACAGAGACTTATGTATATGACACTTATTCCAGACCAGGAAAAACCCACTGGCTGGGAACAGATACCAACGGTATGGACATGCTGACCCGTCTCATGTACGGAGGCCGGGTGTCGCTGATTATCGGATTTATTGTGGTAATTATTGAAACAGTTATCGGCGTGGTCCTGGGAGGACTTGCCGGATATTTCGGAAAATGGGTAGATAACCTGATTATGCGTATTGTGGATATTTTCTACTGTATTCCGTCTTTGCCTCTGATTATTATTCTGGGCTCCGCCATGGACGCCATGAAGATAGAGCCTCAGATTCGAATGTTTTATCTGATGCTGATTCTCGGTTTTCTGGGATGGCCGGCTATTACCCGTCTGGTCAGGGGACAGATTTTATCCCTGCGTGAGCAGGAATTTATGACTGCCACGGAAGCCTGCGGAATTCGGGTAAGCAGACGTATTTTCAGACATTTGCTGCCCAACGTGATTCCTCAGCTGATTGTAACCTGTACCATGAGCCTTGGCTCCACCATCATTATGGAAGCCACCCTGTCTTTCCTGGGCCTTGGGGTAAAATTCCCCTTTGCTTCCTGGGGAAATATTATTACGGACGTAAACGATGCATACGTTATGACCCATTACTGGTTTGTATGGATTCCTGCAGGTATCTGTCTGCTGATTGCTGTGCTGGGCTTTAACTTTGTAGGCGATGGTCTGCGCGATGCGTTTGACCCGAAAATGAAACGGTAA
- a CDS encoding ABC transporter permease, with protein sequence MRKYIIKRLLLSVMILFCVTFIIYALLRCLPASYVENMAMQLAMKPGAKPYEEWLSQLNASYGLDKSILPGYLTWLGDAIRGNFGDSWKYTVPVLQKFSDVIWLSFIMGAIAFVLQLIIAIPLGVIAATRQYSRTDYAVTAVALIGISLPTFFFATILKLIFSIKLGWFDLFGLVGRDYAQLDAMGQFLDKANHLVLPIATIVIVSIGSLMRYTRTNMLEVLNADYIRTARAKGLPEKKVIYQHAFRNTLIPLVTIVGGSLPGLFSGALITETLFSIPGIGFTSYEAMRIGDIPFSMFYMTFMAVLTLAGNLISDILYAVVDPRVRFA encoded by the coding sequence ATGCGAAAATATATCATTAAGAGACTGCTGTTGTCTGTGATGATTCTGTTTTGCGTTACTTTCATTATTTACGCATTGCTGCGCTGTCTGCCCGCCTCATATGTGGAAAATATGGCCATGCAGCTCGCAATGAAACCAGGCGCAAAACCCTATGAGGAGTGGTTATCTCAGTTAAATGCGTCTTACGGTCTGGATAAAAGCATTCTGCCCGGTTACCTTACCTGGCTGGGAGATGCCATTCGTGGAAATTTCGGCGATAGCTGGAAATATACCGTACCGGTACTTCAGAAATTCAGCGATGTTATCTGGCTGTCTTTTATTATGGGAGCCATTGCCTTTGTGCTGCAGCTTATCATCGCCATACCTCTTGGCGTGATTGCCGCTACCAGACAGTATTCCCGTACAGACTATGCCGTTACCGCTGTGGCGCTGATTGGTATTTCACTGCCCACGTTCTTTTTTGCTACAATTCTGAAACTGATTTTTTCCATAAAATTAGGCTGGTTCGATTTGTTCGGACTGGTGGGCCGGGATTATGCCCAGCTTGACGCCATGGGCCAGTTTCTGGACAAAGCCAACCATTTGGTACTGCCCATTGCAACCATTGTCATAGTATCCATTGGTTCCCTGATGCGTTATACCCGTACCAATATGCTGGAGGTGCTGAATGCGGATTATATCCGGACTGCCAGGGCCAAGGGACTGCCTGAAAAAAAAGTTATCTATCAACATGCGTTCCGCAATACCCTGATTCCTCTGGTAACCATTGTGGGCGGGTCTCTGCCCGGACTGTTTTCCGGAGCATTGATTACGGAGACATTGTTTTCCATTCCGGGGATTGGATTTACCTCCTATGAAGCCATGCGGATTGGAGACATTCCATTTTCCATGTTTTACATGACTTTTATGGCGGTGCTGACACTGGCGGGCAACCTGATTTCTGATATTCTGTACGCAGTGGTAGACCCGCGGGTACGCTTTGCTTAA
- a CDS encoding ABC transporter substrate-binding protein, with translation MKKSKRLLALLLGLALCGSMLTACQKNNGGNKPAEDDKTSESDANTDTDKKEEDSSSAEGGDGTLVVSATGFENKFSPFFSQNVDDVTIGADMTQLMLMYVDRVSEPILNGIDGEKREYNGTEYTYYGPSNITVTENEDGTVVYEVKMRDDLVFSDGTPVDIDDAIFSLYVYMDPSYDGSTTMYSTPIKGLEAYRSGMETLFNLLVKAGRDNTDFTNWDEATQTAFWESLDKAGAAFAQEIVDYCVAAGECAEGEVAKAGAAWGVEGLADGATTADLFNALCEKYEWDIPTMSETETAGSSLFDLMEDYENYAVGIETGESADYIEGIERIDDYSMKITATELDATLIYQFNFPIAPLHYYGDEAQYDYENHKFGFPKGDLTIVRDKTLEPMGAGPYVFKEFSDGVVYMEANPKFYKGEPKTKNLNFKETKEADMLNGLSTGDIDIAEPSYTTELANQIAEMNGGDDSLEGDVITTKLIDYRGYGYVGICADNVKVGDDPASDASKNLRKAIATLIAAYRDEGIDSYYGDTASVINYPISNTSWAAPQVTDDGYTVAYSVDPEGNPIYTADTKAEEKYAAAKETALKFFEAAGYTVTDGKLTAAPEGAKLEYTVDIGGGGKGDHPTFLILKNAADAFAEIGFTLTVNDLANAADLYAAYQSGVSELWCAAWQASSDPDMFQLYHSEGTTNYYKINDEELDTLIKDARQSTEQSYRKGLYKAAMEIIMDWGVEVPIYQRSDAYTIATERVDVSSLPNDMTPYWNWLNEIENIAVK, from the coding sequence ATGAAAAAAAGCAAGAGACTGCTGGCCCTGCTTTTAGGACTGGCTCTGTGCGGCAGTATGCTCACTGCCTGCCAGAAAAACAACGGGGGCAACAAGCCTGCCGAAGACGACAAAACGAGCGAAAGTGATGCAAACACAGATACTGACAAAAAAGAAGAGGACAGCAGTTCCGCAGAAGGAGGAGACGGAACACTGGTAGTATCTGCTACCGGTTTTGAGAACAAATTCTCTCCGTTCTTTTCACAGAATGTGGATGACGTAACCATTGGTGCGGACATGACCCAGCTTATGCTGATGTATGTGGACCGTGTATCTGAGCCGATTCTGAACGGAATCGACGGAGAAAAGAGAGAATACAACGGCACAGAGTACACATACTACGGACCTTCCAATATCACCGTTACCGAGAATGAAGACGGTACTGTGGTATATGAAGTTAAGATGCGTGACGACCTGGTATTTTCCGACGGAACTCCTGTTGACATAGATGATGCTATTTTCAGTCTGTATGTATATATGGACCCGTCTTATGACGGTTCCACCACCATGTATTCCACCCCTATTAAAGGTCTGGAAGCATACAGAAGCGGTATGGAAACACTGTTCAATCTGCTGGTAAAAGCAGGCCGCGACAACACAGATTTTACAAACTGGGATGAAGCAACACAGACCGCATTCTGGGAAAGCCTGGATAAAGCAGGAGCAGCATTTGCACAGGAAATCGTAGATTACTGTGTGGCAGCAGGAGAATGTGCAGAAGGCGAAGTTGCCAAAGCAGGAGCAGCATGGGGCGTAGAAGGCCTTGCAGACGGAGCAACCACAGCAGATCTGTTCAATGCTCTGTGTGAAAAATATGAATGGGATATTCCTACCATGTCTGAAACTGAGACAGCAGGTTCCAGTCTGTTCGATTTAATGGAAGATTATGAGAATTATGCAGTTGGTATAGAAACCGGTGAATCTGCAGATTATATTGAAGGAATTGAACGTATTGATGATTACTCCATGAAGATTACAGCTACGGAGTTGGACGCTACCCTGATTTACCAGTTCAATTTCCCGATTGCTCCTCTTCACTACTATGGTGACGAAGCGCAGTATGATTATGAGAACCACAAGTTTGGATTCCCGAAAGGTGATCTGACCATCGTACGTGACAAGACATTAGAGCCCATGGGCGCAGGTCCTTATGTATTTAAAGAATTTTCCGACGGTGTTGTTTATATGGAAGCAAATCCCAAGTTCTATAAGGGTGAGCCCAAAACAAAGAACCTGAATTTTAAAGAGACAAAAGAAGCAGATATGTTAAATGGTCTTTCCACAGGAGACATTGATATTGCAGAACCTTCCTATACCACAGAGCTTGCAAATCAGATTGCAGAAATGAACGGCGGAGATGATTCTCTGGAAGGAGATGTAATCACCACAAAGCTGATTGACTACCGCGGATACGGTTATGTGGGAATCTGTGCAGATAACGTGAAAGTTGGCGATGACCCGGCTTCCGACGCTTCCAAAAATCTGCGGAAAGCAATTGCAACCCTGATTGCCGCTTACCGTGACGAGGGAATTGATTCCTACTATGGAGATACCGCTTCCGTAATTAACTATCCGATTTCCAATACTTCCTGGGCAGCTCCTCAGGTAACGGACGACGGATATACCGTTGCTTATTCCGTAGACCCGGAAGGCAACCCAATTTACACAGCCGATACAAAAGCAGAAGAGAAATATGCGGCAGCAAAAGAAACAGCTCTTAAATTCTTTGAAGCAGCAGGCTATACCGTAACAGACGGAAAACTGACCGCAGCTCCGGAAGGCGCAAAATTAGAGTACACCGTGGACATCGGAGGCGGCGGAAAGGGTGACCATCCTACGTTCCTGATTCTGAAAAATGCAGCAGACGCTTTTGCAGAAATCGGATTTACTCTGACTGTAAACGACCTGGCAAATGCAGCCGACCTGTACGCAGCATATCAGTCCGGCGTATCTGAACTGTGGTGTGCCGCATGGCAGGCTTCCAGCGACCCGGATATGTTCCAGTTATATCACAGTGAAGGAACTACCAACTACTACAAGATTAACGATGAAGAACTGGATACTCTGATTAAGGATGCACGTCAGTCCACTGAGCAGTCTTATCGTAAAGGCCTGTACAAGGCAGCTATGGAAATCATTATGGACTGGGGTGTGGAAGTACCGATTTACCAGCGTTCCGACGCATATACCATTGCAACTGAGCGTGTGGATGTTTCCAGTCTTCCCAATGATATGACTCCATACTGGAACTGGCTGAATGAAATTGAGAACATTGCCGTAAAATAA
- a CDS encoding MATE family efflux transporter → MEEKYDLTEGNIIRTVLVFSLPFLGANLIQALYGAVDLMVIGWYCPPEAIAAVSTGTQVTQIVTCMISGLTLGATVTVGKYAGQKGPEEVKRTISTSLCLFVLAGLLITVLMMVSADLVLALLQTPEESFASAGAYVRVCGAGVVFICGYNGISAVLRGYGDSRKPLLFVAVAGAGNVVGDILFIRYLNLGVKGAALATVLSQGFSMIWAAVYLNRRDFIFSFRLREFRIYREKIRELLKVGIPISLQECMVRLSFLYLTSVTNALGVAAASAVGIASKYDVFAMLPATSAASALSSVVAQNYGGGKYRRMQQALVTGMAAALPFSAVFFFWAQFWPESMIGIFTTDTAIIEAGIPFFRTCSFDYLFVVFVFCMNGYLNGRGLTVFTMVSCCFGALALRMPLIYLMCRNMPGNLGLIGCVAPAVSGIMAVYTGIYVWKLRVSPAGRTGK, encoded by the coding sequence ATGGAAGAGAAATATGATTTGACAGAAGGAAATATTATACGGACGGTACTGGTCTTTTCCCTTCCCTTTCTGGGAGCCAATCTGATACAGGCCCTGTACGGGGCGGTGGATTTGATGGTTATAGGCTGGTACTGTCCCCCGGAGGCCATTGCGGCTGTTTCTACCGGAACTCAGGTGACCCAGATCGTTACCTGTATGATTTCCGGGCTGACGCTGGGCGCCACCGTGACCGTAGGAAAATATGCGGGGCAGAAAGGACCGGAAGAAGTGAAAAGAACCATCAGCACCAGTCTCTGCCTGTTTGTACTGGCAGGGCTTCTGATTACAGTGCTGATGATGGTCTCTGCCGATTTGGTGCTTGCCCTGCTGCAAACTCCGGAGGAATCTTTTGCTTCGGCCGGAGCATATGTACGTGTCTGCGGGGCGGGCGTGGTATTTATCTGCGGGTACAATGGAATCAGCGCTGTTCTGCGCGGATATGGAGACTCCCGAAAGCCTCTGCTGTTTGTGGCCGTTGCCGGGGCAGGAAATGTAGTGGGAGATATTCTGTTTATCCGGTATCTGAATCTGGGTGTGAAAGGGGCGGCGCTGGCGACGGTGCTTTCTCAGGGATTCAGTATGATATGGGCGGCGGTTTATCTGAACAGGCGGGATTTTATCTTTTCCTTCCGTCTGCGGGAGTTCCGGATTTACCGGGAGAAAATCCGGGAACTTCTGAAGGTGGGAATTCCCATTTCCCTGCAGGAATGCATGGTACGCCTGTCCTTTCTGTATCTTACGTCGGTGACAAATGCCCTGGGCGTGGCGGCGGCTTCCGCGGTGGGAATTGCCAGTAAATATGATGTGTTTGCCATGCTGCCGGCCACCTCTGCGGCAAGCGCTCTGTCCTCGGTGGTGGCGCAGAATTATGGTGGGGGAAAATACAGGAGAATGCAGCAGGCCCTTGTGACGGGAATGGCGGCGGCGCTGCCTTTTTCTGCCGTCTTTTTTTTCTGGGCTCAGTTTTGGCCGGAATCCATGATTGGAATTTTTACAACAGATACAGCTATTATAGAGGCAGGTATTCCATTTTTCCGTACCTGCAGTTTTGATTATCTGTTTGTGGTATTTGTATTCTGTATGAACGGATATCTGAATGGCCGGGGACTTACGGTATTTACCATGGTGAGCTGCTGTTTCGGAGCCCTTGCGCTGCGTATGCCCCTGATATATCTGATGTGCCGGAATATGCCGGGCAATCTGGGGCTGATTGGCTGCGTGGCTCCGGCTGTGTCCGGGATTATGGCGGTATATACAGGGATTTATGTGTGGAAGCTAAGGGTTTCTCCTGCCGGAAGGACAGGAAAATAA
- the clpB gene encoding ATP-dependent chaperone ClpB, protein MNIQKFTQKSIEAVNGCEKLAYEYGNQEIEQEHLLVSLLLQEEGLIPKLIEKMEINLEHFTDNAKNHLAKRVKVSGGQVYMGQNLNKVLVSAEDEARKMGDEYVSVEHLFLTLLKYPNQALKEIFKEYGITRERFLQALATVRGNQKVVSDNPEATYDTLAKYGYDMVERAREQKLDPVIGRDSEIRNVVRILSRKTKNNPVLIGEPGVGKTAVVEGLAQRIVRGDVPEGLKDKRLFALDMGALVAGAKYRGEFEERLKAVLDEIRSSDGQVILFIDELHTIVGAGKTDGAMDAGQLLKPMLARGELHCIGATTLDEYREYIEKDAALERRFQPVLVAEPTVEDTVSILRGLKDRYEVFHGVKITDAALVSAATLSNRYISDRFLPDKAIDLVDEACALIKTELDSMPTELDELQRRVMQMEIEEAALKKEEDRLSKDRLETLQKELADLKNEFQSRKAQWDNEKNSVEKVQKLREELEALNKEIAMAQQNYDLEKAAELQYGKMPELKRQLELEEEQVKKKDLSLVHENVSEEEIAKIISRWTGIPVAKLTESERNKTLHLDEELHRRVIGQEEGVTKVTEAIIRSKAGIKDPGKPIGSFLFLGPTGVGKTELAKALAASLFDDENNMVRLDMSEYMEKYSVSRLIGAPPGYVGYEEGGQLTEAVRRKPYSVVLFDEVEKAHPDVFNVLLQVLDDGRITDSQGRTVDFKNTILIMTSNLGSSYLLEGIGENGEIRPECEKAVLDELKNNFRPEFLNRLDETILFKPLSKDDIGNIIHLLLANLNRRLADREVSVELTQAAQEFAVEHGYDPVYGARPLKRYLQKTVETLAAKLILADEVRAGDTIVIDVEQGALVARSSSS, encoded by the coding sequence ATGAACATTCAGAAATTTACACAGAAATCAATCGAAGCCGTTAATGGCTGCGAGAAACTGGCATACGAATACGGGAATCAGGAAATTGAGCAGGAACATCTTCTGGTATCCCTGCTGCTGCAGGAAGAGGGCCTGATTCCCAAACTGATTGAGAAAATGGAAATCAATCTGGAGCATTTTACAGATAATGCGAAAAATCATCTTGCAAAGCGGGTGAAAGTATCCGGCGGACAGGTGTACATGGGTCAGAACCTGAACAAAGTGCTGGTCAGCGCCGAAGATGAGGCCCGGAAAATGGGGGACGAATACGTGTCGGTGGAACATCTGTTCCTGACACTGCTGAAATATCCCAATCAGGCATTAAAAGAAATTTTTAAGGAATACGGAATTACCAGAGAGCGGTTTCTGCAGGCTCTGGCCACGGTGCGGGGCAACCAGAAAGTAGTTTCCGACAATCCGGAAGCTACCTATGATACGCTGGCAAAATACGGATACGATATGGTGGAGCGGGCCAGAGAGCAGAAGCTGGACCCGGTCATTGGCCGGGACAGTGAGATTCGGAATGTAGTCCGCATTCTCTCCCGGAAAACCAAGAATAATCCGGTTCTGATTGGAGAACCAGGAGTGGGAAAAACCGCCGTAGTGGAAGGGCTGGCCCAGCGGATTGTCCGGGGCGACGTACCGGAAGGGTTGAAAGATAAGCGGCTGTTTGCACTGGATATGGGAGCACTGGTAGCAGGAGCCAAATACCGGGGCGAATTTGAGGAACGGTTGAAAGCGGTGCTGGATGAAATCAGGAGCAGCGACGGTCAGGTGATTCTGTTTATCGACGAGCTCCACACCATTGTGGGAGCAGGGAAGACAGACGGAGCCATGGACGCAGGCCAGCTGTTAAAGCCCATGCTGGCCAGAGGCGAGCTTCACTGTATCGGAGCCACCACACTGGATGAATACCGGGAATACATTGAGAAGGACGCGGCGCTGGAACGCCGGTTCCAGCCGGTACTGGTGGCAGAGCCCACAGTGGAAGACACCGTTTCCATTCTGAGAGGGCTGAAAGACCGTTACGAGGTATTCCACGGCGTGAAAATCACAGACGCCGCACTGGTGTCGGCGGCAACTTTGTCCAACCGTTACATCAGCGACCGTTTTCTGCCGGATAAGGCCATTGATCTGGTGGACGAAGCCTGCGCCCTGATTAAGACAGAACTGGATTCCATGCCCACGGAGCTGGATGAGCTGCAGCGGCGGGTGATGCAGATGGAAATTGAGGAAGCCGCCCTGAAAAAAGAAGAAGACCGGCTCAGCAAAGACCGCTTGGAAACCCTGCAGAAAGAACTGGCAGACCTGAAAAATGAATTCCAGTCCCGGAAAGCCCAGTGGGACAATGAGAAAAATTCCGTGGAAAAAGTACAGAAGCTCCGGGAGGAACTGGAAGCTCTTAATAAGGAAATTGCCATGGCCCAGCAGAATTATGATCTGGAAAAGGCGGCGGAACTCCAGTACGGTAAAATGCCGGAACTGAAACGACAGCTTGAACTGGAAGAAGAACAGGTAAAAAAGAAAGATTTAAGCCTGGTTCATGAAAATGTCAGCGAGGAGGAGATTGCGAAGATTATTTCCCGGTGGACCGGAATACCTGTGGCGAAGCTCACGGAAAGCGAGCGGAACAAAACCCTTCATCTGGACGAAGAGCTGCACAGACGGGTAATTGGCCAGGAAGAAGGAGTTACAAAAGTAACAGAAGCTATCATCCGTTCCAAAGCAGGGATTAAAGACCCCGGCAAGCCAATTGGTTCCTTCCTGTTCCTTGGGCCTACCGGCGTGGGGAAAACAGAGCTGGCCAAAGCGCTGGCCGCCAGCCTTTTTGACGATGAGAATAATATGGTAAGGCTGGATATGAGCGAGTATATGGAGAAATATTCCGTATCCCGCCTGATTGGAGCTCCTCCCGGATATGTGGGATATGAAGAAGGCGGCCAGCTCACGGAAGCCGTGCGCCGCAAACCTTATTCCGTAGTACTGTTTGACGAGGTGGAGAAAGCTCATCCCGATGTGTTTAACGTACTGCTTCAGGTGCTGGATGACGGACGGATTACCGATTCCCAGGGACGTACCGTGGATTTTAAAAATACCATATTGATTATGACGTCCAATCTGGGTTCCTCTTATCTTTTGGAAGGCATCGGGGAAAACGGGGAAATCAGACCGGAATGCGAAAAAGCAGTGCTGGATGAGCTTAAAAATAATTTCCGGCCGGAGTTTTTAAACCGTCTGGATGAAACAATTTTGTTTAAGCCTCTGAGCAAAGACGATATTGGCAATATCATCCACCTGCTGCTGGCAAATCTGAACCGTCGTCTGGCGGACCGGGAGGTGTCTGTGGAGCTGACCCAGGCGGCACAGGAATTTGCAGTGGAGCACGGCTATGACCCGGTATATGGAGCAAGGCCTCTGAAGCGTTATCTCCAGAAAACCGTGGAAACCCTTGCAGCGAAACTGATTCTGGCAGATGAGGTGAGAGCGGGAGATACTATTGTAATTGACGTGGAACAGGGCGCGCTGGTCGCCCGCAGTTCATCTTCCTGA